The Corylus avellana chromosome ca8, CavTom2PMs-1.0 genome has a segment encoding these proteins:
- the LOC132189415 gene encoding disease resistance-like protein DSC1, which translates to MEHLSNLQGLLNELSTMKLALDDEVQALLLLSYLPDSWETLVLALSNSAPSGVITMGMLLEKMKILNLSHSHYLSQTPDFSKHPNLEQLILEDCTSLLEVHHSIGDLSNLVLVNLKDCKCLKSLPRSFYNLKSLETLILSGCSKMHNLADNLGDMESLTTLLLDRTAIRQVPFSIVQLKNLKYLSLCRCKGSPSKSLPSLFWSWISPRKSPKSVNLLPAALQGLNSLTNLCLWDCNLSDDGIPTDLWNLCSLKILDLRCNSFESLSTTLGGLSKLQDLKLNRCRKLKSIPDLPASLIFLDAKHCTGLERMPDLSKLSNMNGLYLANCHKLVEIPGLDKRSNPIECVYMEGCMNLTYTFKQSFLQDWVMLGVGRMFSIILPGNQIPDWFTYQCEGPSVHFEVPTADPILNEFGVCVVFASRVQVLSSYKDSMSFINHTKNTILTYLFATTGGQFPLEDHLLLGNIVITNDFEDGDEVEVLADWGLEIILKKIGVYLLYERVVDGKDEDHAIVVSDDEDDNNNIENRCSSKRKMRSPNMIDDSQNLMKEKKLKKIATEENEYYVYSFGTRSQKFQFE; encoded by the exons ATGGAGCATTTGAGTAATTTGCAGGGATTGCTGAATGAGTTGTCTACCATGAAACTTGCATtagatgatgaggtgcaagcATTACTTTTGTTGAGTTATTTGCCAGACAGTTGGGAAACTTTGGTGCTGGCACTTAGTAATTCGGCTCCCAGTGGTGTGATAACtatgggtatg TTGCTTGAGAAGATGAAAATTCTAAATCTCAGTCACTCTCATTATCTGAGCCAGACCCCTGACTTTTCAAAACACCCAAATCTAGAGCAATTAATACTTGAAGATTGTACGAGTTTGCTTGAGGTTCACCACTCCATTGGAGATCTTAGTAatcttgttttggtgaatttgaaaGATTGCAAATGCCTTAAAAGTTTGCCAAGGAGTTTCTATAACTTGAAGTCTCTAGAAACTCTCATTCTTTCTGGGTGTTCTAAAATGCACAATTTGGCTGACAACTTGGGGGATATGGAATCATTGACAACTCTTCTTTTAGACAGAACTGCTATAAGACAAGTGCCTTTTAGTATAGTGCAACTGAAGAATCTGAAATATTTATCTCTATGTAGGTGTAAAGGATCACCATCTAAGTCATTGCCTTCACTCTTTTGGTCTTGGATATCACCAAGGAAAAGTCCTAAGTCAGTCAATCTACTGCCTGCCGCACTACAAGGCTTGAACTCACTAACAAACTTATGTCTCTGGGACTGCAATTTATCGGATGACGGAATTCCTACAGATCTTTGGAATTTAtgttctcttaaaattttagatttaagatGCAATAGTTTTGAAAGCCTATCAACAACCCTAGGTGGTCTTTCGAAGCTTCAAGATCTCAAATTGAATCGCTGTAGAAAGCTTAAATCAATTCCGGATTTACCagcaagtttgatttttttagatgCAAAACACTGCACTGGATTGGAAAGAATGCCGGATCTATCAAAGCTCTCAAATATGAATGGTTTGTACCTTGCTAACTGTCACAAATTAGTCGAAATTCCTGGTTTGGATAAGCGTTCAAATCCTATTGAGTGTGTTTACATGGAAGGGTGCATGAATCTAACATATACTTTTAAGCAAAGCTTCCTACAG GATTGGGTTATGCTTGGAGTTGGTAGAATGTTTAGCATTATCCTCCCCGGCAATCAAATCCCCGATTGGTTCACGTATCAATGTGAGGGACCCTCGGTACATTTTGAAGTACCTACTGCTGACCCCATATTGAACGAGTTTGGTGTATGTGTTGTTTTTGCATCACGTGTTCAAGTATTATCTTCATATAAAGATAGCATGTCATTTATCAACCATACCAAGAATACTATTCTGACTTATTTGTTTGCAACAACTGGTGGCCAATTCCCTCTTGAAGATCACCTATTGCTAGGCAATATTGTTATTACCAATGATTTTGAGGATGGTGATGAAGTAGAGGTTCTTGCAGATTGGGGGCTTGAAATCATTCTGAAGAAAATAGGGGTCTATCTACTATATGAAAGGGTTGTTGATGGAAAAGATGAGGATCATGCCATTGTTGTtagtgatgatgaggatgacaaTAACAATATAGAAAACAGATGCTCCtctaagagaaaaatgagatctccaaatatgattgatgattcacaaaatttgatgaaagagaaaaagctcaaaaagaTTGCTACAGAGGAAAATGAGTATTATGTTTACTCTTTTGGGACGAGAtctcaaaagtttcaatttgagTAG